In Diceros bicornis minor isolate mBicDic1 chromosome 13, mDicBic1.mat.cur, whole genome shotgun sequence, the sequence ACTCTTTTCTCCATATTAACTCACCCAGATACCAGAAAAAAATCAGGTGACAGCCTGCCCAAATTACCAGGTTAAATGGCAGAAACATGGTTCTATACACTGCCCCAATCTTTTAGAAAGATATTCACAAGTCAAAACCAttgcagaaaacaaaaatagcCAAACATACGGTTTTTCCTTGTCTAAGAGGTAGCAGCAGCAACAGCGCCCACCTTCTGGGCAGCTTCTTTCTTGGCATGATGAGCCTGTAGAACGGCCACAGCTTCATCCACCTGTGAGAAATCTCCAGGTGGTCAGTGACATCTGAGGAGAGGCCCCCACCCCTCTCTGGTGCCCCGGCCCAGTGGTGGCTCTGCGGGGGCTGACCGCTTTCCCAGATACCCACACCACAAGCAAGACACGAGAAGGTCAAAGGGCAGCAGTCCCTTCTCTCTGCCGCACCTGGGTGTCCAGGGCCGCCCGTCGTCCTCCCGAGCTGAGTGAGCCCCAGCCGCAGGGTCTGAGGAGCAGCTCACCTTGGAGCGGAGAGACTCAGGGGACTCCAGCATGTGCAGCAGCTCGGAGTTGTCGATCTCCAGCAGCATTCCCGTAATCTTCCCAGCCAGGTTCGAATGCATGGTTTGGATGAGCGGGAACAAACGTTCTCCTGCGGAGAGATATTTCATTAAAAACCAGGTCAAATCCCAGTCAAGAATGGACATGGTGTCCAGGTCGGTCccaggctccggccccctctTCTGCAAGCATGTGGGTCACTCACCCAGCATCTGCTTCTGTTCCTGTGGGGGTGCTGCAGCCAGCATGGAGGCGGTCAGGGGCTCCTGCCCCTGCACATGAACCGCAGGCTGAGGTGCCTGGGAACCAGGAGAGGCAGCGGGTCAGCACCAAGGAAAGCACACTTGACGGTGGTCAAGAGCCTGACCACTCAACATTTGAAAGTCTACTATATGAAAGAGGAGATGGAGGTCGAGTCCTTGCTGTCAAGGAACTAATTTCAGTCTCGGGGGATTGAGGGGTGAGGTGAGGAACAGAGTGGTGTGGACATAAAAAACACAACCAACGACAATACAATGGCATGCTAtttgcaggaaaggaaaatgaataagaaaacaaacctaaAATGCTTAACAATCATCTATCAACTCATTTTAATTTACTCAAGGTTATAAACATCATAAATCACCCAAGGTTACCCAAGATTTTGAAGCTTTGTTAATAAATAAGGTGTAGTGAACATTTGTACACGTAGCCCTTTCCTGAGAATTACAATTTTCCTTTAGGGTGAATTCTCAATAGAGACTGGGTCAAAAGGtatacatatcaaaacatttataATTACATCGTACACCACCATTATTGTACCAAACGTTTTTATTGTATCAAAGGCTTGATGACTGTTCATATGCAATGTCAATGCCAGTCACAGCCCTAAAAGTAGGGCCCTGTAGGCAAAACATACTTCAGAGCATCAAGTTCTAGGAAATCTTCCACTTAGAAAGCAGCTTATGGACTGCAAGGCTGTGTGGCTCCTCCAAGCAAACTACCACTTAGCTTTGCAATAAACCAGTTGCATCTTGGCTTGCCTGAGGAGAACAGCTCTAGAGATAACAAGTTCCGTCTTGGTAAATCTGAGATCTGGGTCTAACTCCCCCACTCCAACTTAACTCTGAAGCTGAACTTCTCATCTACAAGATGAAGTTCTTTCCTGCCTTAATGTACAGATCATTTTGCAGAGTAGCTAAGGATCAACTAGGCCAGTGGATGTGAAAAGCTCAAAGAGCTGAGCACACGTATATTGTAAAAAGGAGAGAAGCACTGTCTCCTCTGGGGCATTTCTGAGTAAACTGTTATCAGGAACAATTTCAAGCCCTGCTCTTCCACTAGAGAGAGCCCCCTCAAGGGCAGTGTCACAACACTGCCTGACACTGAGCAGGTACGTAATACCTATTGAAGGCATCTCTTCAATCAAGTGGAAACAGGAAAAATTCTTTTAGCATTCTGTTTGGGGGATATAGCCTCTCACCTGCAGAGGCTGCATGGCAGGGTGAGGGCTGCGGACACTGGACGCGTATTTGTAAGGTGCAACAGCCCGAGGAGCAGCGGCAGCAACAGCAGCACGAGGTGCTAAGTTCTGCACAGCTGTGGGAACACCTTAGGAAAAGAACAAGTAAAATTAAAGCCCATCAGTCTGGGCAAAGGCCCGTCAAATCCCATCTTTCCCCATTCTGTGTGCATCCAATACCACCTCCAGACTGGCAGCTGTCAGTCAGCCCTTGCTGggcggcaccagccccaccaaaGTCCATAGCCAAGCGGTCCGGGCACTCAGACCCTACAACAGACCAGCAAATGCACATCAGTGTTGGCAGCAGATGTCCAACTGGCCACGTCCCACGGAAGGAGCAATTCCAAAGCATGTTCACACAACACATCACGCATGGGGCAACTACCACTACTTTCGAGGAACAGCCAACAGATAACATACAACTCTTTCCACCTCTCGGAATACAGGACATAGTCTGTAAAAAAGTCTCCTTCTATCTCCCAACCCCACCCAAAAGAACAGGCTGCCTCTGTGGTCATCCAGCTAACAAACTTCTACAACTAACCTTTTTCACGAGTCACCGAGGAGCGAAGATGCTTAAAAGTAACCAACGTTCCTAGAACTCATATTGTTTCTCTGCTCCTTAAATACCTACCTAAGCACACAGCTGATTATAGAACCAAGACTCGAAAAACACGATGAGCTCAACAAACTGACCAACCCTGGGCAGAGCCTAGTCGTCCTGACTCCCTCCTCCCCGGGCCACGCTTCTCAAGGCCAGTTTGCTCACCGACTCTCTGAGCGGTAGTAGGGAGGCCACGAGAGGCCGGAGCATTACCAGTTGGAGCCAGATGGCGAAGAGCTGGACGAGGCCCAGACTGGCGTATAGCACTTGGCATTCCTTGGAAGCCTGGTGAAAAGACAGAAATTGCACATCATTCATCAATGATGTGCACCAGAACCTAGGCTGTTCCTCAGAGGGGGcaaggaggagaggcaggggagACCAGGATAGGTATATCCTGGGTGACCACATCACTATTCCCCACCACCTACCTTGAGGTCTCCCACCTTGCTGCCAGCGTGGATTAGGCCTCATCTGTGCTAACTGGTTAGGTGTATAATATGGAGGTCTTCCCTGAGCCTGTAAGAAAGAGCACCCAAGCCCTTTTATTTTAAGGACCTGAACCCACACTAGAGAAGTACCTCTTCTCATCTCACTACCAAGCCCTATGCTAACTATTCGGGATAGAGGCGCTCTCTATTCAAAAGCTGAAGGGGTCAGTTAATGGGGATTCCTTTACTCTACCCCTGCCACTGTGTGCGTGTGACTGCAAATAAGTCCTTCCTCATTTTACTGGAAGGGTCCTTACACTGACATTCTAGAACTCCAATATCTGAAAATCCCTCTCCCTGACCACTGCAGACTGCAGGAGCAGCTGCCAGTGGGCAGGCTCCAAAGAGCCATGAACAAACAGCAGACCCACCTGTGGAACTGCTGGCACAAAGTAGCCACCAGCTGCAGGCTGGAATTGATTTAAAATGGCATTGGCAGGGAGTGCTCTCATTCCAGCCACCCGCTGCATATACTGGTTGGTCAGGTgagcctttctctcttccttcctctgggcCAGGGCAACATACAGTGGCTTGGAGCCCACGATGCGTCCATTCATCTCAGTGACTGCTTTGGTTGCCTCTTCAGGAGATGAGAAGCAGACAAAGCCAAACCCTTTGCTTCTCCCATCCTCCAGCATTACCTACAAAAGCAGACCAGCTACTTAAGACAAAGGTGTCTGTGTGTTGAGGGGGGCAGCTATAAAGAGCCAGAAAACCTGAGTTCTGCTGCAAGAGTTACCAAATCTGGGTCAGTGATTCTCAGCCCTGTCCCAGGATGTACCCCAGATTAACTAAGTCACAACCTCTAAGGGGAAGACCAAGGCATTTCCTTTGttagatccccaggtgatttgaaAGTTCCCAAATACTATGATATGGCTAATCGTTCAACTAGGATCCCAAAGATGTTTTCTAATGCCCAGAAGCACAACTACCTCTGGGAACCCACAAGAGATCTGGACGGTAGTGTCAAGCAATTTATCTGTAGAACTCATCCGCCCAAGACCTTGGTGAACAAAACTTTGATACTCTCTTAGCAAGCTTAGGATATGCTTCTGAAATACATGGGAGGAAGGAGTTATAAAACCTATGACTGCCATCAATTCAATAGGAATAACACAGCAGAAGAACAACCAGTTGGGAGACAGGCAGCTGGATTCTAGTTTAAGCTCTGCCATTTCTAGGCTGGACAACCTTGACAAATCACTTGttcgccctctctgagcctcatgtcCATGACATACTCTAAGGCAAACAGCTACAAAGCCACACGTCTACTGGTTCAGGCAGTCTTTCTCCACATACAGCCAGTCATTCACAAACGGCTTCTTCCTTACTTGAAAAAGTTATTTATTGCTTTCCCTGGCCTACCTCCTCAGAAGCGTTGGTAGCAATATAACCCTGGGTGCTTGGCACCATTTTGTGTCTTAGCTCACTGTGTAGAGAGCCTCCTAAAGTGGAGGACATGGAAGCCAAGATGTCTATCAACCCAACAACTCTCTACCAATGAGGTGGGCCAATAAGGTGTGTGAAAATAAGTGACAGCGTGATCTTGACAATGGTGCCTGTGAAACTTCAAGATATGATTCTTTTGCTCTCTTCTTGCAAATATCACCTTGACTACTGTGCTAGTAAGCAAGGAGAGGCTATCATTCCTTGCACTGATGGAGGCCAGCCAAAGGGGTGCTAAGAGAGAAGGGGTCAGGAAGTGGGCAACTCCACAGGGTGGCCCCTGGCCAACTCCCTGCTACAACTGATAATGCTCTAAGATTGTGAGTAACTTAAGCTAAGGGCCAGGGCAGGGTCACCAAGTCTTTACTAGCCCACTTGGCCTCCTTTCTCACCACCTACAAGGACTTTGTGACATCTGCTACACCTCTGCTGAGAGGACTAGAGTATCATGCTGTGACCCAAAACTTCCAGATGTCATCAGTTCCCTCCCCAAGTGCCAGGGACATGCAGTATACCATCCTCATGTAACCAGCATTCTCTTGCTCAAGGActcaaattcctgatctttaaaatGGGGTTCATAAGCCGTGGTTCAGTTCACCCTACTAACTCAGCCGATGTGATTATCAAAGAAAATCAAGGAAATGATGCAAATTGTAAAACGTGGAAAAACCAACTTCTCGAtcccctttcctccttctttaTAAAACCAGGATGCAAGTTCCCAACCCCAGCTCCAAAATCCACAAAATATCTTCATTCAAGGAGAAAGTGTGGCAGAGTTGTAGAGACAGGCCCCAagacaaatggaaaacaacccgTCTGGATTTCCTCTGCTCATACTGTAGCACCATCTGTCCCCACACCAGCACAAAGCAGCAAAGAATGGGAAAGATTCAGGTGCTCTGGGAGGGTCAGCAGGGCGGGACGGGGTCAGATTCCTCGCCATACCCCAATGCTTGGGAGACAGGGCAATATTAACCTAATGAAATGTCCTTCTCCAGAGCATATACTCAGATGGGTAATTGAACGCCAGGAGGAATTTGCTGGGTTAATGTGGTAGTCACTCCCAGAAATGAACACAATTTAGATCCTACTCCCTCAATGAAACAATGCCAATAAACCTCTAAAAGACTACTACTTCTGCTTTCGATCCCAAAATCTCAGTGTAAAATACCTTTGCACTGGTGATTGATCCAAAAGGAGAAAACTCTTTCCTTAACTTCTCATCATCAATGGTGTCATCCAAGTTCTTAATGTAGAGATTTACCCCCTGAAGCAAAAGGATCATTAATAATTACACTTCTGTATACCCCATATATTCCCTAACacaggttctcaaagtgtggtccccagaccagcagcatgagCATCTTTAGGTACTTgacctcctctttttcctgaggaacattggccctgggctaacatctgtgcccatcttcctctactttatgtgggacgccgccacagcatggcctgacaagcggtgcatcggtccacacctgggatccgaacctgtgaattccaggccaccgaagtggagcacgcacacttaaccgctatgccaccgggctggccccctaagaTTCTGATAGGACCATCAATGTAGTCACATGCCATTAACACCTTTCCTCACAGCCGCTCTGGCTGACCACTCACCCCAGCAGGACTCTTCTTGCCACCATTCCAAACAAAGGGGTACCATTTAAGTAAAAGGAACCCACATGACTAAGAACACACTGAGGCCTCCAGAATAGAGTccctaaatgaataaattaacctCTTTCGTCCTTGTTCTAGTATCGCTGCTGTATCTAGTAGGTATAGCCTTTTAAACTTAACGATCTTGGGAGAaatgagaggaagagcagacttCAAGTCTCCAAAGAGAAAgtctgctggggccggccccgtggcgtagtggttgagtttggcatgttctgcttcagtggcccgggttcacaggttcggatcctgggtgtggacctaacaccactcgtcagccacactgtggcagtgacccacataaacaaaaaaaaaaaatgtagaagactggaacagatgttagctcagggctaatcttcctcaagcaaaaaaaaaaaaaagaggaagactggcaatggatgttaactcagggctaatcttcctcaggaaaaaaaaaaaacaacagaaagcctGCTAAATATAAGGGCACTTCGCAAATATTTCATAGTAAAGCCCTACTGGTAGGCTGTGCCATGACCACCTCTCACCTGGTATCGACTAATTCTCTCTTGTTTCAGCTGTTCAAATTTCCGTTTTAACTCAGCCTGTCGTTCCACTTTCTTCTGTGCACGGCCTACAAAAATGACTTTCCCACTGATTTCTTTTCCATTCATCTCTTCCACAGCCTAGAGGAAATACATGTCTTTAAATCAAGAGGCAAGGGCCTTGCTCTAGAAGTCTCTAAGTCCCACCAAATattgagagaaagaaatattttacaaacTAACTTCATTCTGTCTCTGCAGTCAGCTCAGCAAACCCAAACTTCCTTATCAGCAAAATGGGGTTAATATTTAAATGGGTTATTGGTCTAGATAATACAGAAAAAACTAGTACAGCTGTATAAATATAAGCATGGTAGACATGAGTCTAGCTTGATTATCTAGTTGCCACTAAATTTCTCAGGTTCTTTTGTGGGTATTAAGTGATACACGTCGAGGGCCTACTACAACGCTTCACCCACCAGTAGCTGCTGTGCTATTATCAAATCAGCAGCCCTGTGGCCTTTAGTTCCCTCACTCATGAATGAGAACAAAAATCTGTCCTATTTTAACCTACAGGGTAAACAGCTGAGGTGACAGGTATGTGCCGAGTGCTTTAGCAACAGTTAAATGATACATTAACACATGAAATCCctcaagaagacaattctcaagTACAGGAATGGCCTCACTACAGATACTTAGATAATTCCAGCTCCACTCTAGGTGCTAGCaaggccctgccctgcccactctGGGGCCACTTCCTACAAAGTTTTCCCCACCCTTGTGGTACTCTCACCTTATTAGCATCCTCGTGTTTCTCGTAACTCACAAAGCCAAAGCCTTTGGATTTCCCACTGGGATCTCTCATCACCTTGACACTTAGGGTCTTACCTATTACCAAAGGACAGAACTATTAGTAACACCATCTCTACCACAGCTTCTCTAGGAGCCCACGTGAAGCACACCTCTTGCTGAACCCAGATGGACTCTAAGAAAGAGGCATCATTCTGACCAAGCTGCTGAGATGGCCTTGGAGATGGGATGAGGCAGGATGAAGCCAGGAGCTGAGACCTGGAGCCTATTCCTATCTACCCTGTAACCTCTGTCATGCAAAGTATTTTACTTCTGGGTCTGGGTGCTCTCAACTCTTAAATAAGTAAAAACAGATGAATTCTAGGTTTGGTGGACTATAAAAGGGGATACACGGGACAAAGGACCCTGACTTACCAAACTGGCTGAATAGCTCTTTCAGACTCTCATCATCCACCTCTTCCCCAAAGTTTTTTATATAAACATTGGTGAATTCCTTGGCTTTGGCTCCAAGCTCGGCTTCTCGCTCTTTTCGAGACTTGAATCTGCCCacaaacctaaaaagaaaccatgAAAAACAGTGATCATCCAGAGGAACAAAACATGATTTCCAGGGGCCCAAAGGAACGCAGGTTAAAGGCTGACAGGAGAGGTTAAAACACACGAGTCCCCATCCAACCACCAGGAGACCAAGCTCAGAGACGCCCCAACTccccagcagaaagagaaagaggaaggaccgtcctgCAAGGACCAGCCCCAGGGGCTCCTGGCTCAGACCAGGGCTACTCCTACCACATGACACTGCCTTCGTGAAGAAACCTGATGACCATGTTTTTAAAACGTTCATTTCTGTACATCTATGTAAATGCATAGAAAAGGTCTGGAAGGATACAAACCAAACTGTTAACAGTGGTTAATCCTGGCAGTGAGATTGTCGGAGTGAACGAAGAGGTAGCCTTTGCTTTTTCAGTTTACTCATTTTGGAGTTGTTTACACTTAATAGAAAAATGTATCCATACGTTCAAAGTCTTTAGATTTCTTTCTAGTGATATCTTTGGAAGACCTGACCACTGGGCACATACATATGTAACCCATGCCCTGGTCTTTTCAACAACACCAAGGACAGAAATGAGTTTTGCTCGTGACAGCTGAGACTTActgtcccttctcctctccctgtgtGGCTCGGCTAAGATCCCCCTCTCTCCACTCTGCAATAACCACACCAAAGCAACAAGGTCTATTATGAAGTGTCTTTTGCAATGGGATGAGATTTTTTTCATTGTAACCAAATTAAGTATTTCTGTGGAGCCAGCCTTGTATTAGAAAGCCACTGAGTCATAAGTCAGCCAAGTGGAGATCTGGGGACAATTTGGCACCAACCCCTAGTGAGTGACCCCATGGACAGACCTGAGTCACAGGAaggccaaggtcacatagctagtataCAGCTCCTGGTCAGTTCAGGGCCCTCTCCACTCTGCCGCTGGCAAAGACCCCTGCTCAGAGTGGGCTTAGAGCTGCCTTCCAGCCAGCCCCAGCTGCTGATGCTCACAAAACCCACGGACAGATGCTTTTAAGGGAGAGGCGGCAGGCAGGCCATGGCTTGGGCAGGAAGCCCACCCTGGCGAGTCAAAAGGGCTGCCACGGCTCGGGCAGGGAGACTCACCAGCCCTGGAGTGGAGAGGTAGGAGCAGGCCACACTTGGGCCGAGAGAACCAGTAGCTGCCTTGTGTGTGCCAGTTAATACCGAGGTGGGGCCACGGCTGGCTCATGCGATGGTTGTTGCTCCAGACTGGGACACTCACACTTTGCGGTCATTGAGGAGCATGCCGTTCATCTTCTCGATGGCCTTGTCAGCAGCCTCTTGGGTCTCGAAGTGGACAAAGGCATAACCCTTAGAGCCGTTCTCGTCACACACCACCTGTCAAAGACAAGGCAGCCACTTTAGCGCCACTGACCAGCTCCAGAGTCGAGAACCACGTGGTCTCCCACTCAGGGCCTCCTGTTCTGAGAGGCCTCTAGCCCATCCATGGTCAAAACCCAGGAGACCACAGCATGTAAGGTTTTTCTAACATGCAGCACAGCACCAGGGACCTAGTCATGTTCCATCTACAAAAGGTAGCCACTATTAGGCTGTGTCTATCcaaatgttttcttatttcattaaaaaacatttaGAGATCTGGGTGCAAAACCATGGTGCTGCAGAAAAACAAACCATTTTCCAAGCCTGCAATAGAATTTCAGTCTAGTGTGGAGTAAGACACGTAAACCACCACCACACAAGTTGTACAAAATTCTCCACATAAACAGGTGCGTGGAGAAGGAAGAGGGTGAATTTACGCTTCTAAAATGACGGAGTACAGCTTCCTGGAAACCAGAGGCATGCTCtggccctctcctcccccacctccccacccccacccaaaaGAGAAACCTTTTGATGCTTCCCAAGCTAGAAAACAGGAAGgatatttcaggcagagggaagaataaACAAAGACACGAAAGCACCTGCTGGTTATGCTGGGTTGTGGCACGAGATTATCTACAGGGAACTTTTAGGCTTCAGGGCCATTTCCAGCATTTTGAAAATGACCATACCCTGCCACCCAATTCTAAGGTAGTTCCTCATTTAGTATTTATCTTCTTTTCAGGATTCAGTAATTATTCTGCTAAAATCATTTAATCAATGTTTACCTTGCAGGACAGAATGTTTCCAAAAGCAGAAAAAGTATCATAAAGTGCCTTGTTATCTATAGATTTGTCCAGGTTCTTGATGAAGACGTTTCCCACACCAGATTTTCTCAAAGAGGGATCCCTCTGAGACCACATGATACGGATTGGCTTTCCCTTAATCACATCAAAGTTCATGGTATCCAAGGCCCGCTCAGCTGCaagagaaaaacacattttagTCAAGAATATAAAACGTCACCTCACACAGGTGACTGCTACCATCCTAGGAACAAGGACTCCAGGGCTTTTCAAGGTAATCACTCTGACAAAAGGCAACTCTATTAAAATTAAAGGGCATTAGACTCCTCTAGCCTGCGTTGCTACTGAGGGTAGAATAAGTTCTAGCCCATCACTCTACTTCATGACGGAAGTCTCAGCCCCTCTGGGTCTGCATCTTTGTTGGATAAGATGCTCTAAATGGCCTTATGGCACCAAGATCAAATGATAGCACCTCACATTTCACCAAGCTTTATCATTTATAAAAGACTTTGCAGCATTCTACCCACCGTGAAGAAGGTGGTACAGGCGAAATTatccattttataaaatgaacAAACTTATGTTCAGGAAACTAGCAATTAAAAAACCAACACCCGATTTTCTGATTATCTTTTGGTAAGGTATTGCATCAAAGTTATCGCCGAGCTACCCTTCAGTCTACAATTCGTCTAGGAGACAAACGACAAAACAAAATCTGTGAGAAACGGATCCCTGAATTCAGCCCAGTTTCTTCGATTTTCAATTTCTGAGAACAGAAATTGACTCAGACAAAAAAGCCTCAATCACCAAAAGGATAAATACTAATGGTCACGCACATAAATGTTCTTTGTATCATGAGAACAAGAAAGATGAAACGGCAACTCCTTTCTGCCTAAGCAGACAGTGCAGGCAGGCCTTGCACCTAGTGGTTTCCAGGTCTTCTGAAGCCTTAATCTGACTTCCATGGAATCCCAGGACTTCAAATGCCTTGGTGCCCAACCAACTTCTCCATCGAGGGCCTTGGGATGCTTCCTTGGCTTCCCAACCAAATCCATGTGTGCACCATGGAGACCATTTAAAAGACCAGAAGCTAAAATATATCATATGCCAGCAAGAACACTTCTCTTCACTGGTGGTAAAAAGATACAGAGCTGGTGGTCACTTGCCCTGACTTATGCGAAGATATCAGCCAGACTCTCCTCCATCCAGTGGTGCGGAGCTGTGTTTCTCCCACCTCAAGGCACCATCTCACTTAGAGCACACAAAATTCCCTAACTGCCTCCACAAGCTCAGCTGCTCAGGCAGCCACGGGAGCATCTccttttcagttattatttctcacCACCGTTTCTCCCTTCCTCAGGTGGGCTCCTCAGTATGGGAGGAGAGGAGATCAGGGAAAGGGGGGACAGAGCAGATCCAAGTCAGGAAAAGTCCAGGTGCAGAAGAGTTCGCTTGTGATGGCCAGCTGTGATCACAGCCTGGGACCCCCAAACTGTTTTCATTAATTAGCAGCGAAGGAGCCCATTTCAACACAGCTTCTCGTCTATTTCCAGGCGGCGCCGCAGAAGGCAAGTCGGCTTAGTCTGACAAATCTGACTGCACTTATTTATAGCAGAGAGAGGTCCTGCAGAGGTATGTGTTGGCAGACACATTGACCAATGGCTTCTGCTACTATCTCTAAGTGACAGGACTTTTGttcagaagagtcaagaaggaggCAACAGCCAATGCACCCACTACTCCCAGCTAATAAGGCCACACCCAGCTATCTCCTTTGTGCCCTGTGGCCAGACACCACTCAGctcagagcacactgaactcggTGGTAGCAGTGCCTCGTGTCTCTCAACAGGTCCAGTCCTGTGCAAGTGACATTCTCTGTGCTTCACGGACAGTGAACAAAGTGGGGACGAAAATAGGGACCTGGAGATCCtttgccacagaatggcttgttTCTCCCAGTGATGGTCTCTACAGTTGTTCCCTTTTAATCTGGAGTCACGTGCAGCCCCCGATTAGGTTTCCTCTGGCCTCACTCCTGCCACGCCTGCAGCATACCTCTCCACCGCTCTGAGCTAAGGCCCCAATCTGGACGGGCAGAGCACTGCACTGACGGTCCCAGCTTAGCCTCCAACCTTTTGcagttccttttccttctcaGGAGTTCTATTTTCTTCAGATGGGATGAAGTAAAGGTTCCGACAACTGGAAAGCACTGTTCACAGGTGAGGCGATAGTCTCCACCAGCCCAGTGGATTTCCAAGCGACGCTTCCCCAGACTACTTGGATACCCTTCTCCACAGACCAGGGCTTTGTCCAGAGAGCAAAGAACTCCTCCACCCCACTGGCAAGCAAACGCCCAGACCAGGGAGCTGGCCTGGCACCTGCAGCTCTGGTGGTGCTAACACATGCGCCCGCTCACGCTGAACACACGGAATTGCTCCCCTGCTTCCCACCTGCCCTGAAAGACCCCTTATCAGCACAAAATCAAAGACTCTTAGTCAAGGGTAAAGGTAGGGGAAGAGGCAGCAGCTTTGCCACCTAAAATTGTTGCAGGATTTGTGTTTCAACCACTCTGTCTTTTTGGCAGGCCTGTGAGGGGCGCAAGCCCATGCCCACTGACCAGGCAAGGGTCTCTAACAGCCCAGCCCCACTGGAGCAGGACCACAGACACAATGGGAGAACCATTTCCCTCTGATCCCACTTTACGGTCTCCTTGGGTTCCAACCCCACAGTCACCACTGAttagcccaaggtcacccagttagCAAGTGGTGGACGCAGGACTGAAACTCGGGTCACCTGATGCCAGGATCCTTGTTCTAAACCCCCGCATCCTGTTCCCCACTATGGCTTCTGTGGCAATGTGTTGTCCTGAGGCCCCCTCCGTGGGCGTGGGGACCCGCGTGGAGGCTGACTCCTTGGGTCCCCTGGGATCCCACGAATGTGTGGACATCGCTTCTACTCACCGTCAGCCGGCTGCTGGAAGTTGACGTAGGCATAACCCAGGGAGCGGCGGGTGATCATATCGCGGCAGACCCGGATGGACAGCACAGGCCCCGCAGGACTGAACTTTTCATACAGCATGGCCTCGGTGACGTCCGAGTGCAGGTCACCCACGTACAGGGAGGCCATGGGGTAGCTGCTGGCTGCAGCGTtcatctccccagcccccaccacccCGAGCCCCGCCAGGAGGACTTCTTAGAGGGACCCCACAGGACAAAAGGGGCTCTTCTCGGAGCCGTGGCCCGCGCCGCGGCTCACAGGTGGCAGAGGGAAGCTCAGGGAAGCTGGAGTCGGCTCAGAGAGACAGAAGACCGCCCAGAGTTGTTCAGGGACGGCTCGCACGAGACTGCAAAACCACAGACAAAAGGCTCGCAAAAACAATATGGCCCTCCCTGGGAGTTTGTAATTTTCAGCTGTCCTGGTCTGAAGCTccaaatttccaaaaaaaaaaaaaaaattaaaatggggaCTCCCCTCCA encodes:
- the PABPC4 gene encoding polyadenylate-binding protein 4 isoform X3, producing the protein MNAAASSYPMASLYVGDLHSDVTEAMLYEKFSPAGPVLSIRVCRDMITRRSLGYAYVNFQQPADAERALDTMNFDVIKGKPIRIMWSQRDPSLRKSGVGNVFIKNLDKSIDNKALYDTFSAFGNILSCKVVCDENGSKGYAFVHFETQEAADKAIEKMNGMLLNDRKVFVGRFKSRKEREAELGAKAKEFTNVYIKNFGEEVDDESLKELFSQFGKTLSVKVMRDPSGKSKGFGFVSYEKHEDANKAVEEMNGKEISGKVIFVGRAQKKVERQAELKRKFEQLKQERISRYQGVNLYIKNLDDTIDDEKLRKEFSPFGSITSAKVMLEDGRSKGFGFVCFSSPEEATKAVTEMNGRIVGSKPLYVALAQRKEERKAHLTNQYMQRVAGMRALPANAILNQFQPAAGGYFVPAVPQAQGRPPYYTPNQLAQMRPNPRWQQGGRPQGFQGMPSAIRQSGPRPALRHLAPTGNAPASRGLPTTAQRVGVPTAVQNLAPRAAVAAAAPRAVAPYKYASSVRSPHPAMQPLQAPQPAVHVQGQEPLTASMLAAAPPQEQKQMLGERLFPLIQTMHSNLAGKITGMLLEIDNSELLHMLESPESLRSKVDEAVAVLQAHHAKKEAAQKVGAVAAATS